Genomic window (Tissierellales bacterium):
TCCAAATAGAAGTTTTTTACTGCCAATAGCTATAAAAAGAAAAAATGCCCCACTTATTACTAATGCAATATAATCTTTTCTAACCATTTTTAACTCATTAAGTCTTGTTCTATTGTCTCCTCCCCTATAACATCTTGCTTCCATCGCCATAGCTAATTCATCTGCTCTTCTAAAGGAGTTAACGAATAGAGGAACTAACAACGGTACTAAATTTTTAGCTCTGTTAATAATATTCCCACTTTCAAAATCTGCTCCTCTTGCCATTTGTGCTTTCATAATTTTATCTGTTTCTTCTAACAATGTAGGAATAAACCTTAAAGCTATAGTCATCATCATAGCTAATTCATGGGCTGGTAAACCTATTGCTTTAAAAGGTGATAGTAACTTTTCAATACCATCTGTTAACAATATTGGCGATGTAGTTAAAGTTAATAAAGAAGTGCCAGTTACTAAGAAAATCAATCTTAGTGCCATAAATATTCCATGGGATAAACCTTCTTCTGTTATAGTTAAAGGCCCTAATTGAAATAGAACAACTCCTTTAGTCATAAATACATTTATTAAAAAGGTAATAGTTATTATAACCATTAAAGGCTTTAAACCCTTTAGTACATAGTTAATAGGTACCTTAGACATTTTAATTGAAAGTATTAGGAAAAATAATATTAAAATATAAGGATAAAAATTCTTAATAAAAAAAAGTGAAATTATAAACATAAATATTATTATAATTTTTACCCTAGGATCTAACCTATGAACTATTGTATCACCTGGGAAGTATTGACCTATAGTAATATCTTTAATCATTGGCATTTCTCCTTAGATACTTTAATAACTCCTCTTTTGCTTCCTTTACGGTTAAGATATCATCTCTTATTAAATTCCCCTTATTTTTATACTTTTTCATAAATTGAGTTACTTGAGGTATATCTAAACCTATAGACTCCAATTCCTCTGAAGATTTAAAAATTTTTCTTGGTTCTCCATCCATTTTTATTTTTCCCTTGTCCATTACAATAATACGATTTACTAATTTTGCAATATCTTCCATACTGTGAGATACTAAAATTATAGTTGTTCCCTCTTTTTCATATACTTTTTGAATTTCTTCTAATATTTCATCTCTTCCTCTTGGATCCAAACCTGCAGTAGGCTCATCTAATATTAAGACTTCCGGTTTCATGGCCAAGACTCCTGCTATAGCTACTCTTCTTTTCTGACCACCACTTAGTTCAAAAGGGGAACGATCTTTCAATCTTTCAAAATCTAATCCCGTAAAGCTCATGGCATCCCTTACTCTAGCTTCAACTTCATCTTTGTATAAACCTAAATTTTTAGGCCCAAATGCTATATCTTCATATACTGTTTCTTCAAATAATTGATGTTCTGGATATTGAAATACTAATCCAACTTTTTGTCTTATTTCTTTTAAATTCGCATCTTTTGATGTTATATCACTATCTCCTATAATTATCCTTCCTTTAGTAGGTTTTATAAGTCCATTTAAATGTTGTACAAGGGTAGATTTACCTGAGCCTGTATGACCAATAAGTCCTATGAACTCTCCTTTTCCAATTTCTAAATTAATATTATCTAAAGCTTTTACTTCAAAGGGAGTTCCTGGATTGTATATATAATTTAAATCTTTCGTTTTAATTGTCATAATGCCATCACCAATTCATCAATTGTCAATATATCTTTTGGCACATCTATACCTTCTTTTCTTAATTCATAGGCTAATTCAGTAACTTGGGGTACATCTAGTCCTAATTCTTTTACCTTTTCTACTTGGCTAAATATTTCTTTAGGAGTTCCTTCTAAAATAATTTGGCCTTTTTCCATAACTAATATTCTATCAGCCTCTACAGCCTCGTCCATATAATGGGTTATATGAACTATAGTTTTATTTTCTTCTTTATTAAGTTTTTTAATAGTCTTCATAACTTCTTTTCTACCAACAGGGTCTAACATAGCTGTTGGTTCATCAAATATTATACAATCTGGCTCCATAGCTAATATACCAGCAATTGCCACTCTTTGTTTTTGTCCACCAGATAATAAATGTGGGGCATGTTTTTTATAACTATTCATTTCTACAATTTCTAAGGCTTCATCTACTCTTTTTCTTATTTCCTTCGGGGGAATACCTTGGTTTTCTGGACCAAAAGCTACATCTTCCTCTACAATTGTTGCCACTATCTGATTATCTGGATTTTGAAAAATCATTCCAGCCTTCTGCCTAATATCCCAAATTTTATCCTCTTCTTCTGTGTCCATATTGTCTACATAAACTTTCCCTTCTGCAGGTATAAGGAGCCCATTCATTAGTTTTGCAATAGTAGACTTCCCAGAGCCATTATGTCCTAGTATTGCAATAAATTCCCCTTCCTTAATAGATAGAGAGACATTATCTACAGCCAAAAGTTCATCTTCACCAAAAGATTTGTATCTAAAGGTTACTTTGTCCATTTTTATCATTTCTTTGACCATTTATCATCCCTCATTATTTTTATAATTATAAAAGGGACTAAGTCTTAGAACTTAATCCCTCACTTTCTTCTATACTAATTCAATAATAGCTAATTCTGCTCCGTCTCCTCTACGAGGGCCTATTCTCATTATCCTTGTATAACCACCATTTCTATCTTCATAGTTAGGTGCAATTTCATCAAATAATTTCTTTACTACATCTTCATTATATAAATAAGCTAAAACTTGACGTCTAGCATGAACATCTCCTCGTTTTGCAAGGGTAATCATTTTGTCTGTCATTCTCTTTGTTTCTTTTGCCTTCGTAACAGTAGTTTCTATTTTACCATGTTCTAAGAGACTAGTTACTTGGTTTCTTAACATTGCTTTCCTGTGATCAGTGCGACGACCAAGTTTTCTTAATTGTGTCATACATTATCCCTCCTTTGCCCATTGTTACTCATCATTTTTCTTTAAACTTAAATCTAATTCAGCCAATTTACTTTGTACTTCTTCAAGGGATTTCTTACCTAAGTTTCGAACCTTCATCATATCTTCTTCTGTTCTTTGTATTAATTCTTCTACTGTATCTATTCCTGCTCTTTTTAGACAATTGTAGCTTCTAACAGACAAGTCTAACTCTTCTACAGCCATCTCTAATACTTTTTCTTTTTTATCTTCTTCTTTTTCTACCATTATTTCTACATCTTCCACATGATCTGTTAAACCAATAAACAGGTTTAGATGTTCTGTCAAGATTTTAGAACCTAAAGAAGTGGCTTCATCCGGTGTCATAGTACCATTTGTCCACACTTCTAAAACTAATCTATCATAATCAGTTCTTTGACCTACTCTTGTATTATCAACATAAAAATTAACTTTTTCAACAGGAGTAAAGATAGAATCTATTGGGATTACCCCAATTGGTTGTTCTTCTTTTTTATTTCTTTCTGCAGTTACATAGCCTCTACCTTTGTTCATTTCCATTTCTATATATAAGGATCCCTCTTCATTAATAGTAGCTATATGCAAATCTTCATTCAGTATCTCCACATCTGGTCCAGTAATGATATCACCTGCTTTTACCTCTGTTGGACCTTCAGCTTCTATTCTCAATATTACTGGTTCATCTGAATAAATTCTAGCAGAAATCTCTTTTAGGTTTAAGATAATTTCTGGCACATCTTCTAGTATGCCAGGAACTGTAGAGAACTCATGTAAAACCCCTTGAATTTTTACAGAGGATACTGCTGCACCAGGTAAAGAAGATAGTAATACTCTTCTTAAACAATTGCCTAGTGTTGTTCCATAACCTCGTTCTAAGGGTTCCACCATAAATTTTCCATAA
Coding sequences:
- a CDS encoding energy-coupling factor transporter transmembrane component T; the encoded protein is MIKDITIGQYFPGDTIVHRLDPRVKIIIIFMFIISLFFIKNFYPYILILFFLILSIKMSKVPINYVLKGLKPLMVIITITFLINVFMTKGVVLFQLGPLTITEEGLSHGIFMALRLIFLVTGTSLLTLTTSPILLTDGIEKLLSPFKAIGLPAHELAMMMTIALRFIPTLLEETDKIMKAQMARGADFESGNIINRAKNLVPLLVPLFVNSFRRADELAMAMEARCYRGGDNRTRLNELKMVRKDYIALVISGAFFLFIAIGSKKLLFG
- a CDS encoding energy-coupling factor transporter ATPase — its product is MTIKTKDLNYIYNPGTPFEVKALDNINLEIGKGEFIGLIGHTGSGKSTLVQHLNGLIKPTKGRIIIGDSDITSKDANLKEIRQKVGLVFQYPEHQLFEETVYEDIAFGPKNLGLYKDEVEARVRDAMSFTGLDFERLKDRSPFELSGGQKRRVAIAGVLAMKPEVLILDEPTAGLDPRGRDEILEEIQKVYEKEGTTIILVSHSMEDIAKLVNRIIVMDKGKIKMDGEPRKIFKSSEELESIGLDIPQVTQFMKKYKNKGNLIRDDILTVKEAKEELLKYLRRNAND
- a CDS encoding energy-coupling factor transporter ATPase, with the translated sequence MIKMDKVTFRYKSFGEDELLAVDNVSLSIKEGEFIAILGHNGSGKSTIAKLMNGLLIPAEGKVYVDNMDTEEEDKIWDIRQKAGMIFQNPDNQIVATIVEEDVAFGPENQGIPPKEIRKRVDEALEIVEMNSYKKHAPHLLSGGQKQRVAIAGILAMEPDCIIFDEPTAMLDPVGRKEVMKTIKKLNKEENKTIVHITHYMDEAVEADRILVMEKGQIILEGTPKEIFSQVEKVKELGLDVPQVTELAYELRKEGIDVPKDILTIDELVMAL
- the rplQ gene encoding 50S ribosomal protein L17, with protein sequence MTQLRKLGRRTDHRKAMLRNQVTSLLEHGKIETTVTKAKETKRMTDKMITLAKRGDVHARRQVLAYLYNEDVVKKLFDEIAPNYEDRNGGYTRIMRIGPRRGDGAELAIIELV
- a CDS encoding DNA-directed RNA polymerase subunit alpha, whose translation is MIEIEKPRIEVLELSENNTYGKFMVEPLERGYGTTLGNCLRRVLLSSLPGAAVSSVKIQGVLHEFSTVPGILEDVPEIILNLKEISARIYSDEPVILRIEAEGPTEVKAGDIITGPDVEILNEDLHIATINEEGSLYIEMEMNKGRGYVTAERNKKEEQPIGVIPIDSIFTPVEKVNFYVDNTRVGQRTDYDRLVLEVWTNGTMTPDEATSLGSKILTEHLNLFIGLTDHVEDVEIMVEKEEDKKEKVLEMAVEELDLSVRSYNCLKRAGIDTVEELIQRTEEDMMKVRNLGKKSLEEVQSKLAELDLSLKKNDE